A window of the Streptomyces formicae genome harbors these coding sequences:
- the nadD gene encoding nicotinate-nucleotide adenylyltransferase, giving the protein MGQQELPTRGGERRLGVMGGTFDPIHHGHLVAASEVAALFHLDEVVFVPTGQPWQKSHKAVSPAEDRYLMTVIATASNPQFSVSRIDIDRGGPTYTIDTLRDLRALNSDSDLFFITGADALAQILTWRDAEELFSLAHFIGVTRPGHDLTDDGLPKGGVSLVEVPALAISSTDCRARVAQGDPVWYLVPDGVVRYIDKRQLYRGE; this is encoded by the coding sequence ATGGGACAGCAGGAACTGCCTACCAGGGGCGGCGAGCGCCGGCTCGGAGTCATGGGCGGCACGTTCGACCCGATCCACCATGGACACCTGGTGGCCGCCAGTGAGGTGGCCGCCCTGTTCCACCTGGACGAGGTGGTGTTCGTCCCGACCGGGCAGCCGTGGCAGAAGAGCCACAAGGCGGTCTCTCCGGCCGAGGACCGCTATCTGATGACGGTCATCGCCACGGCGTCCAACCCGCAGTTCTCGGTCAGTCGCATCGACATCGACCGCGGCGGCCCGACCTACACGATCGACACGCTGCGGGACCTGCGGGCGCTCAACAGCGACTCGGATCTCTTCTTCATCACCGGAGCCGACGCGCTCGCACAGATCCTCACCTGGCGGGACGCCGAAGAGCTCTTCTCGCTCGCCCACTTCATCGGCGTCACCCGCCCCGGCCACGACCTGACGGACGACGGACTGCCGAAGGGCGGAGTCTCCCTCGTGGAGGTGCCCGCCCTGGCCATCTCGTCCACCGACTGCCGAGCGAGGGTCGCGCAGGGCGACCCCGTCTGGTATCTGGTGCCGGACGGTGTGGTGCGCTACATCGACAAGCGCCAGTTGTACCGCGGCGAATGA
- a CDS encoding M48 family metallopeptidase gives MTDSSSENVPSRQRKRFPDISSRAYEHPADRSALVALRKLSGFDTVFKALSGLLPERSLRLLFLSDSVRVSDAQFAHLNAMLRDACYILDLEKVPPMYVTQDPNPNAMCIGLDEPIIVVTTGLVELLDEEEMRAVVGHEVGHALSGHAVYRTILLFLTNLALKVAWIPLGNVAIMAIVTALREWFRKSELSADRAGLLVGQDLQASMRGLMKIAGGNHLHEMNVDAFLEQAEEYEAGGDLRDSVLKILNMLPRSHPFTTVRAAELKRWAESRDYQRIMDGHYARRAEDKDTSVTDSFRESASHYAESVRTSKDPLMKLVGDIAGGAGDLGGRLRDKFTGAGSTGGSGRDGDNGSRPSDGGGKSGGAGQGEG, from the coding sequence ATGACCGACAGCAGTTCCGAGAATGTGCCGAGCCGGCAGCGCAAGCGCTTCCCGGACATCTCTTCCCGGGCGTACGAGCATCCGGCGGACCGCTCGGCGCTGGTCGCGCTGCGCAAGCTCTCCGGCTTCGACACCGTCTTCAAGGCGCTGAGCGGGCTGCTGCCCGAGCGCAGCCTGCGGCTGCTCTTCCTCTCGGACTCCGTGCGGGTGAGCGACGCCCAGTTCGCGCATCTCAACGCCATGCTGCGCGACGCCTGTTACATCCTGGACCTGGAGAAGGTCCCGCCGATGTATGTCACGCAGGACCCGAATCCCAATGCGATGTGCATCGGCCTCGACGAGCCGATCATCGTCGTCACCACCGGCCTCGTGGAGCTGCTGGACGAGGAGGAGATGCGGGCGGTCGTCGGCCACGAGGTGGGCCATGCCCTCTCGGGACACGCGGTGTACCGCACGATTCTCCTCTTCCTCACCAATCTCGCGCTGAAGGTCGCATGGATCCCGCTCGGCAATGTCGCGATCATGGCCATCGTGACCGCGCTGCGCGAGTGGTTCCGCAAGTCGGAGCTCTCCGCCGACCGGGCCGGCCTTCTGGTGGGCCAGGATCTGCAGGCGTCGATGCGGGGGCTGATGAAGATCGCCGGCGGCAATCATCTGCACGAGATGAACGTGGACGCATTCCTGGAGCAGGCCGAGGAGTACGAGGCCGGGGGCGACCTGCGGGACTCGGTGCTGAAGATCCTCAACATGCTGCCGCGCTCGCACCCGTTCACCACGGTGCGTGCGGCGGAGCTGAAGAGGTGGGCCGAGAGCCGCGACTACCAGCGGATCATGGACGGTCACTACGCGCGCCGTGCGGAGGACAAGGACACCTCGGTCACGGACTCCTTCCGCGAGTCGGCTTCGCACTACGCCGAATCGGTGCGGACCAGCAAGGATCCTCTGATGAAGCTGGTCGGCGACATAGCCGGGGGCGCGGGCGACCTGGGCGGCCGGCTGCGTGACAAGTTCACGGGCGCGGGCAGCACGGGGGGCTCCGGCCGCGACGGGGACAACGGCAGCCGCCCGTCGGACGGCGGAGGCAAGAGCGGCGGCGCAGGCCAGGGCGAGGGCTGA
- a CDS encoding glutamate-5-semialdehyde dehydrogenase codes for MTSLSPYDNMSPVAQAAYRARAAAAEIAPLPRSVKDDALLAIADALEVRTSEIVEANAEDIARAREAGTSESIIDRLGLTPQRVRAIAADVRHVAALPDPVGEVVRGSTLPNGIDLRQVRVPLGVVGIIYEARPNVTVDAAALCLKSGNAVLLRGSSSAYSSNTALVKVLRDAVGGAGLPADAIQLVPGESRDSVRELMRARGLVDVLIPRGGASLIRTVVEESTVPVIETGTGNCHVYVDARADLDMAVDILINSKAQRPSVCNAAETLLVHQDIAAAFLPRALDALGEAGVTVHADDRTLAHAEGSKATVVPATAEDWETEYLSYDIAAAVVDSLDKAVEHIRLWSSGHTEAIVTTSQAAARRFTQLVDSTTVAVNASTRFTDGGQFGFGAEIGISTQKLHARGPMGLPELTSTKYIVTGDGHTR; via the coding sequence ATGACCTCGCTCTCGCCGTACGACAACATGTCCCCGGTCGCCCAGGCCGCCTACCGGGCCCGCGCGGCCGCCGCCGAGATCGCGCCACTCCCGCGCTCGGTCAAGGACGACGCGCTGCTGGCGATCGCCGACGCCCTTGAGGTCCGCACGAGCGAGATCGTCGAGGCCAACGCCGAGGACATCGCCCGCGCCCGCGAGGCCGGCACCAGCGAGTCGATCATCGACCGGCTCGGCCTCACCCCCCAGCGGGTCCGCGCCATCGCGGCCGACGTCCGCCATGTCGCCGCCCTGCCCGACCCGGTCGGCGAGGTCGTCCGCGGCTCGACCCTGCCCAACGGCATCGACCTCCGCCAGGTCCGCGTCCCCCTCGGCGTCGTCGGGATCATCTACGAGGCCCGGCCGAACGTCACAGTGGACGCCGCCGCGCTCTGCCTGAAGTCCGGAAACGCCGTGCTGCTGCGTGGTTCCTCCTCCGCCTACTCGTCCAACACCGCCCTGGTGAAGGTCCTGCGCGACGCCGTCGGAGGCGCCGGACTGCCCGCCGACGCGATCCAGCTCGTCCCCGGCGAGAGCCGCGACTCCGTCCGTGAGCTGATGCGCGCCCGCGGCCTCGTCGACGTCCTCATCCCGCGCGGCGGCGCCTCCCTCATCCGCACCGTCGTCGAGGAGTCGACCGTTCCGGTCATCGAGACAGGCACCGGCAACTGCCACGTCTACGTCGACGCCCGCGCCGACCTCGACATGGCCGTCGACATCCTGATCAACTCCAAGGCCCAGCGCCCCAGCGTCTGCAACGCCGCCGAGACCCTCCTCGTCCACCAGGACATCGCCGCCGCCTTCCTGCCCCGCGCCCTGGACGCCCTCGGCGAGGCAGGCGTCACCGTCCACGCCGACGACCGGACCCTGGCCCACGCCGAGGGGTCCAAGGCCACCGTCGTGCCCGCCACGGCGGAGGACTGGGAGACCGAGTACCTCTCCTACGACATCGCCGCCGCCGTCGTCGACTCCCTCGACAAGGCCGTCGAACACATCCGCCTCTGGTCCTCCGGTCACACCGAGGCCATCGTCACCACCTCCCAGGCCGCCGCCCGCCGGTTCACCCAGCTGGTCGACTCCACGACCGTCGCCGTGAACGCGTCCACCCGTTTCACCGACGGCGGTCAGTTCGGTTTCGGCGCCGAGATCGGAATCTCCACGCAGAAGCTGCACGCCCGCGGTCCCATGGGCCTGCCCGAGCTGACCTCGACGAAGTACATCGTCACCGGCGACGGTCACACTCGGTGA
- the proB gene encoding glutamate 5-kinase produces the protein MAEARRIVVKVGSSSLTTAAGGLDADRVDALVDVLAKARSGGEKEIVLVSSGAIAAGLAPLGLARRPKDLARQQAAASVGQGLLVARYTASFARYGVRVGQVLLTTDDTSRRAHYRNAYRTLDQLLSMGAVPVVNENDTVATDEIRFGDNDRLAALVAHLVRADLLVLLSDVDGLYDGDPSRPGASRIEEVRGPEDVAGVEIGSAGKAGVGTGGMVTKVEAARIAAAAGVPVVLTSASRAADALAGRDTGTYFHRTGRRSADRLLWLAHASTPQGSLTLDDGAVHAVVQGRKSLLPAGIAAVDGEFSAGDPVELRDSDGRAVARGLVNFDAKEIPQLLGRSTHELARELGPAYEREVVHRDDLVVLES, from the coding sequence GTGGCCGAGGCCCGCAGGATCGTCGTCAAGGTCGGCTCGTCCTCCCTCACCACGGCTGCCGGCGGCCTCGACGCCGACCGGGTGGACGCCCTCGTCGACGTGCTCGCCAAGGCCCGCAGCGGCGGCGAGAAGGAGATAGTGCTGGTCTCCAGCGGTGCCATCGCCGCCGGACTCGCACCGCTCGGGCTGGCCCGCCGCCCCAAGGACCTGGCCCGCCAGCAGGCCGCCGCCAGCGTCGGCCAGGGCCTCCTCGTCGCCCGGTACACCGCCTCCTTCGCCCGCTACGGCGTCCGCGTCGGACAGGTACTGCTCACCACCGACGACACCAGCCGCCGCGCCCACTACCGCAACGCCTACCGCACCCTCGACCAGCTGCTCTCCATGGGTGCCGTCCCGGTCGTCAACGAGAACGACACCGTCGCCACGGACGAGATCCGCTTCGGCGACAACGACCGGCTCGCCGCCCTCGTCGCCCATCTCGTACGGGCCGACCTGCTGGTCCTCCTGTCCGACGTGGACGGCCTCTACGACGGCGACCCGAGCAGACCCGGCGCCTCGCGGATCGAGGAGGTCCGCGGGCCGGAGGACGTGGCCGGAGTGGAGATCGGCTCGGCCGGGAAGGCGGGCGTCGGCACCGGCGGCATGGTCACCAAGGTCGAGGCGGCGCGGATCGCCGCCGCTGCGGGCGTCCCCGTCGTGCTCACCTCCGCCAGCCGCGCCGCCGACGCACTCGCCGGACGGGACACCGGCACCTACTTCCACCGCACCGGCCGCCGCTCCGCCGACCGGCTGCTGTGGCTCGCCCACGCGTCGACCCCGCAGGGCTCGCTGACCCTGGACGACGGCGCCGTGCACGCCGTCGTCCAGGGACGGAAGTCGCTGCTGCCCGCCGGAATCGCCGCGGTCGACGGCGAGTTCAGCGCCGGGGACCCCGTCGAACTGCGCGACTCCGACGGCCGCGCCGTCGCCCGCGGACTCGTCAACTTCGACGCCAAGGAGATCCCGCAGCTGCTCGGCCGCTCCACCCACGAACTGGCCCGGGAGCTCGGTCCCGCGTACGAGCGCGAGGTCGTACACAGAGACGATCTCGTCGTCCTGGAGTCCTGA
- a CDS encoding glycosyltransferase family 2 protein has translation MADTPPEVSVIIGAYEAMPYLVKCLDSVASQTLGPDCIEIIAVDDGSTDGTGRYLDEFAARTKVPMRVVHQANSGGAGGPRNTGLAMARGRYVFFLDADDHLGAEALDRMVAMADAAGTDVVLGKVVGVNRNAAKSMWGKTVERADIYTSNIKFTLSAQKLFRRELLVRHGMRFDETLRTGEDALFTMEAYLRADARGSGVSVVADYPCYYLVGRDDGKHLTKSGGYELRFDSARALMRLIAEHEPPGVRRDQLMIRPFTVTLLPQFGPVVLRQTEDDLRRKMELAAPLMAAYWTPGLARALKVEERLRLTCAALGRAELLREVLAFGKDGGVPRVVRRRGRRCLAYPGFGDRRAGVPYSAYEVTLTEQIDGRRVEPRAPLTRRAAGRLRRALRGLSSG, from the coding sequence ATGGCCGACACTCCGCCCGAAGTCAGTGTGATCATCGGCGCCTATGAGGCGATGCCGTATCTCGTGAAGTGCCTCGACTCGGTCGCGTCCCAGACCCTGGGCCCCGACTGCATCGAGATCATCGCCGTCGACGACGGCTCCACCGACGGCACGGGACGCTATCTGGACGAGTTCGCGGCGCGTACGAAGGTGCCGATGCGCGTGGTGCACCAGGCCAACTCCGGCGGTGCCGGCGGCCCCCGCAACACCGGCCTGGCCATGGCCCGTGGCCGCTATGTCTTCTTCCTCGACGCCGACGACCACCTCGGCGCGGAGGCGCTGGACCGGATGGTCGCGATGGCCGACGCGGCCGGCACGGATGTCGTGCTCGGCAAGGTCGTCGGCGTCAACCGCAACGCCGCGAAGTCGATGTGGGGGAAGACCGTCGAGCGCGCCGACATCTACACCTCCAACATCAAGTTCACGCTGAGCGCACAGAAGCTCTTCCGGCGCGAGCTGCTCGTGCGCCACGGCATGAGGTTCGACGAGACCCTGCGGACGGGCGAGGACGCGCTCTTCACCATGGAGGCGTATCTGCGGGCCGATGCCCGGGGCTCCGGCGTCTCCGTGGTCGCCGACTACCCGTGCTACTACCTCGTCGGCCGCGACGACGGCAAACACCTGACGAAGAGCGGCGGTTACGAGCTCCGCTTCGACTCGGCCCGCGCCCTGATGAGACTCATCGCCGAGCACGAACCGCCGGGCGTGCGGCGCGACCAGCTGATGATCCGGCCCTTCACGGTGACGCTGCTGCCGCAGTTCGGTCCGGTCGTGCTGCGGCAGACGGAGGACGACCTGCGGCGCAAGATGGAGCTCGCCGCGCCCCTCATGGCCGCCTACTGGACCCCCGGCCTGGCGCGCGCACTCAAGGTGGAGGAGCGGCTGCGGCTCACCTGCGCCGCGCTGGGCCGCGCCGAGCTGCTGCGGGAGGTGCTGGCCTTCGGCAAGGACGGGGGCGTGCCGCGGGTCGTGCGCCGCCGCGGCCGGCGCTGTCTCGCCTACCCGGGATTCGGCGACCGGCGGGCCGGTGTTCCGTACTCCGCCTACGAGGTGACCCTGACCGAACAGATCGACGGGCGGCGCGTCGAACCGCGCGCACCCCTCACGAGACGGGCCGCCGGACGCCTGCGGCGGGCTCTCCGGGGGCTGTCCAGCGGGTGA
- a CDS encoding bifunctional cytidylyltransferase/SDR family oxidoreductase — protein MSVPHEAKPRTTAVVLAGGTGQRVGLAIPKQLLKIAGKAVIEHTLTIFEQAETIDDVIVLMAPGFVPDVEKIIAKAGLTKVSRVIEGGATRNETTERAIEALSEGLAEGEDANVLFHDAVRPLLSQRVIKDCVDALDRYQAVDVAIPSADTIIVTRTHGEDGEFITDIPDRSRLRRGQTPQAFKLSTIRRAYEIAAGDPNFQATDDCSVVLRYLPDVPIHVVTGDEYNMKVTQPVDVFIADKLFQLASSSAPRQADEAAYRELLAGKTLVVFGGSYGIGADIAALAERYGAKVYALGRSTTGTHVENPEHVDDALSKAYAESGRIDYVINTAGVLRIGRLAETDNATIQEALNVNYLAPVQIARASYKYLVETKGQLLLYTSSSYTRGRAEYSLYSSTKAAMVNLTQALSDEWAAEGIRVNCVNPERTATPMRTKAFGQEPSGSLLSSEAVARTSLDVLLSELTGHVIDVRQQDPTREAGEASGFEQALASVLDRQEDV, from the coding sequence TTGTCCGTGCCGCACGAAGCCAAGCCCCGCACCACCGCAGTCGTGCTCGCCGGTGGTACCGGCCAGCGCGTGGGGCTCGCGATCCCCAAGCAACTGCTGAAGATCGCCGGCAAGGCCGTCATCGAGCACACGCTGACGATCTTCGAGCAGGCCGAGACCATCGACGACGTGATTGTGCTGATGGCGCCGGGTTTCGTGCCCGATGTGGAGAAGATCATCGCCAAGGCCGGCCTCACCAAGGTCAGCAGAGTGATCGAGGGCGGCGCCACCCGCAACGAGACCACCGAGCGGGCCATCGAGGCCCTCAGTGAGGGCCTCGCGGAGGGCGAGGACGCCAACGTCCTCTTCCATGACGCAGTGCGTCCGCTTCTGTCACAGCGAGTGATCAAGGACTGTGTCGACGCCCTCGATCGCTACCAGGCGGTCGACGTCGCCATCCCGTCCGCGGACACGATCATCGTGACCCGCACCCACGGCGAGGACGGCGAGTTCATCACCGACATCCCGGACCGCTCCCGGCTGCGCCGCGGTCAGACCCCGCAGGCGTTCAAGCTCTCCACGATCCGCCGGGCCTACGAGATCGCCGCGGGCGACCCCAACTTCCAGGCCACGGACGACTGCAGCGTCGTGCTCAGGTACCTGCCGGACGTGCCGATCCACGTCGTGACGGGCGACGAGTACAACATGAAGGTGACCCAGCCGGTCGACGTCTTCATCGCCGACAAGCTCTTCCAGCTGGCCTCCTCCTCCGCCCCGCGCCAGGCCGACGAGGCCGCCTACCGCGAGCTGCTCGCCGGGAAGACCCTGGTCGTCTTCGGCGGCTCGTACGGAATCGGCGCGGACATCGCCGCCCTCGCGGAGCGGTACGGGGCGAAGGTCTACGCGCTGGGCCGCTCCACCACCGGTACCCACGTCGAGAACCCGGAGCACGTCGATGACGCGCTCTCGAAGGCGTACGCCGAGAGCGGCCGTATCGACTACGTCATCAACACCGCGGGCGTGCTGCGCATCGGCAGGCTCGCCGAGACCGACAACGCGACCATTCAGGAAGCGCTGAACGTGAATTACCTGGCGCCTGTCCAGATTGCTCGTGCGTCGTACAAGTATCTGGTCGAGACCAAGGGGCAGCTGCTTCTGTACACCTCTTCCAGCTACACCCGCGGCCGCGCCGAATACAGCCTTTACTCGTCCACCAAGGCCGCCATGGTGAATCTCACCCAGGCGCTCTCGGACGAATGGGCGGCCGAGGGAATCCGGGTGAATTGCGTCAACCCGGAGCGCACCGCCACGCCGATGCGCACCAAGGCTTTCGGCCAGGAGCCGTCCGGTTCGCTGCTGTCCTCCGAGGCCGTGGCCCGGACCTCGCTGGACGTGCTGCTCTCCGAGCTGACCGGCCATGTCATCGACGTACGCCAGCAGGACCCGACCCGCGAGGCGGGCGAGGCATCCGGATTCGAGCAGGCACTGGCGTCGGTCCTCGACCGACAGGAAGATGTGTAA
- a CDS encoding glycosyltransferase family 4 protein, which translates to MKISFLIHTVYGIGGTIRTTLNLAEELADRHEVEIVSVFRHRDEPLFAIDPRISVVPLVDTRPASATNEKQHPLALRPAGRFPAHEARFKEYSLLTDERVRDHYAVSDADVVIGTRPGLVAYVAQFAPERAVLIGQEHMTHNHHKPALRAEMREHLAAIDAFVTVSEGDAAVWREHMPLPGTRVLSIANSVPEPMVAPSDLGGTTVVAAGRLSSEKQYDLLIEAFGKVVAERPEWTLRICGWGNQKERLRRRIDELGLYNSVLLMGPRSPIEPEWVKGAIAVSTSRHESFGMTLVEAMRCGLPVVSTDCDYGPREIVADGVDGLLVPVGDADAVAHALLRLIDDGELRRRMGAAARVNARRFDPGPVAKQYEELFAELGAGGSRKFNSYTESVTSADAGADPGNTGTDAESAGETSPGCGALDRTASASPAAGAASASPAAGAASASPAAGAAFVPVADCVAAPDGSLRVRLIAPESAAVAYPGLRLVCTHEEKGAEERVFPFRADGTVTVPSGEEFAEGSWICHADQQASGLRVGIRARAIDQRGSMDPAHRTGPGGVRHLVPYIRAPRNLLALRSWARPAHAEAGDIRIEGRHITVSGRLHGPTAEPAARPVLLLRRGGEQPAELEFPGVRQGADGFRATLACTDAVRTTVRATVRARLAGKEGWELWLRYAPDADAVRVGRILDDVVAKSSVVVYPPVLLPAPRPFLLLRRALCRLRGRRPQLVSARLAHDRQNALILEVSDQ; encoded by the coding sequence ATGAAGATCTCCTTCCTCATCCACACCGTCTACGGCATCGGCGGCACCATCCGCACCACGCTCAACCTCGCGGAGGAGCTCGCCGACCGGCACGAGGTGGAGATCGTCTCGGTCTTCCGCCACCGCGACGAGCCGCTCTTCGCGATCGACCCCCGCATCTCCGTCGTACCGCTCGTCGACACCCGCCCGGCCTCCGCGACGAACGAGAAGCAGCACCCGCTCGCCCTGCGGCCCGCCGGGCGCTTCCCGGCCCACGAGGCGCGGTTCAAGGAGTACAGCCTGCTCACCGACGAGCGGGTACGGGACCACTACGCCGTATCCGACGCGGACGTCGTCATCGGAACCCGGCCCGGACTGGTCGCGTACGTTGCGCAGTTCGCCCCGGAGCGGGCCGTGCTCATCGGCCAGGAGCACATGACGCACAACCACCACAAGCCCGCGCTGCGCGCCGAGATGCGCGAACACCTCGCCGCCATCGACGCGTTCGTGACCGTCTCGGAGGGCGACGCCGCGGTGTGGCGGGAGCACATGCCGCTGCCGGGCACCAGGGTGCTGTCCATCGCGAACAGCGTTCCCGAACCCATGGTCGCCCCCTCCGACCTGGGCGGGACGACGGTCGTCGCGGCCGGGCGGCTCTCCTCGGAGAAGCAGTACGACCTGCTCATCGAGGCGTTCGGGAAAGTCGTCGCCGAACGCCCGGAGTGGACCCTGCGCATCTGCGGCTGGGGCAACCAGAAGGAGCGGCTCCGCCGGCGCATCGACGAACTCGGCCTCTACAACAGCGTCCTCCTCATGGGCCCCCGCTCACCGATCGAGCCGGAGTGGGTCAAGGGCGCGATCGCGGTCTCCACCTCCCGCCACGAGTCCTTCGGCATGACCCTCGTCGAGGCGATGCGCTGCGGACTCCCGGTCGTGAGCACCGACTGCGACTACGGACCCCGCGAGATCGTCGCGGACGGTGTCGACGGGCTGCTGGTGCCCGTGGGTGACGCCGATGCCGTCGCCCACGCCCTGCTGCGCCTGATCGACGACGGGGAACTGCGCCGCCGTATGGGAGCCGCGGCCCGCGTGAACGCCCGGCGCTTCGACCCCGGCCCGGTCGCCAAGCAGTACGAGGAGCTGTTCGCCGAACTCGGCGCGGGAGGTTCCCGGAAATTCAATTCGTATACAGAATCCGTTACGTCAGCGGACGCCGGTGCCGATCCCGGCAATACCGGTACGGACGCCGAAAGTGCTGGGGAAACGTCGCCGGGCTGCGGCGCGCTCGACCGCACCGCCTCGGCCTCCCCGGCGGCCGGTGCCGCCTCGGCCTCCCCGGCGGCCGGTGCCGCCTCGGCCTCCCCGGCGGCCGGTGCCGCCTTCGTCCCGGTGGCCGACTGCGTGGCTGCCCCCGACGGCAGCCTGCGCGTGCGGCTGATCGCCCCCGAATCGGCCGCCGTCGCGTACCCGGGACTGCGCCTGGTCTGCACCCACGAGGAGAAGGGCGCCGAGGAGCGCGTCTTCCCGTTCCGCGCGGACGGGACGGTCACCGTCCCGAGCGGGGAGGAATTCGCCGAAGGAAGCTGGATCTGCCACGCCGACCAGCAGGCATCCGGCCTGCGCGTCGGCATCCGCGCCCGCGCCATCGACCAGCGTGGCTCGATGGACCCGGCGCACCGGACCGGGCCCGGCGGCGTCCGCCACCTCGTCCCCTATATCCGCGCGCCCCGGAACCTGCTCGCGCTGCGCTCCTGGGCGCGCCCCGCGCACGCCGAAGCGGGAGACATCCGCATCGAGGGACGGCACATCACGGTGTCGGGACGGCTCCACGGCCCCACGGCGGAACCGGCGGCCCGCCCCGTCCTGCTGCTCAGGCGCGGCGGAGAGCAGCCGGCCGAGCTGGAGTTTCCCGGCGTACGGCAGGGGGCGGACGGTTTCCGGGCCACCCTGGCCTGCACCGATGCCGTCCGTACCACCGTCCGTGCCACTGTCCGTGCCCGGCTCGCCGGCAAGGAGGGCTGGGAGCTGTGGCTGCGGTACGCGCCGGACGCCGATGCCGTCAGGGTCGGCAGGATCCTCGACGACGTGGTGGCCAAGAGCTCCGTCGTCGTCTATCCACCCGTCCTGCTGCCCGCGCCACGTCCCTTCCTTCTGCTGCGCCGCGCCCTGTGCCGGCTCCGGGGCCGCCGCCCGCAACTGGTCTCGGCCCGGCTCGCCCACGACCGGCAGAACGCGCTGATACTCGAAGTCTCCGATCAGTGA
- the obgE gene encoding GTPase ObgE, translated as MTTFVDRVELHVAAGNGGHGCASVHREKFKPLGGPDGGNGGRGGDVILTVDQSVTTLLEYHHSPHRKATNGKPGEGGNRSGKDGQDLVLPVPDGTVVLDGNGNVLADLVGQGTTYVAAEGGRGGLGNAALASARRKAPGFALLGEPGRSGDIVLELKTVADVALVGYPSAGKSSLISVLSAAKPKIADYPFTTLVPNLGVVTAGATVYTIADVPGLIPGASQGRGLGLEFLRHVERCSVLVHVLDTATLESERDPVTDLDVIEEELKQYGGLDDRPRIVVLNKIDIPDGKDLADMIRPDLEERGYRVYEASAVARTGLKELSFALAEIVAAARAAKPKEEATRIVIRPKAVDDAGFTVTQEEDGLFRVRGEKPERWVRQTDFNNDEAVGYLADRLSRLGVEEELMKAGARSGDGVAIGPEDNAVVFDWEPTMMAGAEMLGRRGEDHRFEAPRPAAQRRKDRDAERDEAQREFDDFDPF; from the coding sequence ATGACCACCTTCGTGGACCGCGTCGAGCTGCACGTCGCCGCGGGTAACGGAGGCCACGGCTGCGCCTCCGTACACCGGGAGAAGTTCAAGCCGCTCGGCGGACCCGACGGCGGCAACGGCGGCCGTGGCGGCGACGTGATCCTCACCGTCGACCAGTCGGTGACGACGCTGCTCGAATACCACCACTCGCCGCACCGCAAGGCGACCAACGGCAAGCCCGGTGAGGGCGGCAACCGGTCCGGCAAGGACGGCCAGGACCTGGTGCTGCCGGTGCCCGACGGCACGGTCGTGCTGGACGGGAACGGCAACGTGCTCGCCGACCTGGTCGGTCAGGGCACCACGTACGTGGCGGCGGAGGGCGGCCGCGGCGGTCTCGGCAACGCGGCGCTGGCCTCGGCCCGCCGCAAGGCGCCCGGATTCGCGCTGCTCGGCGAGCCGGGCCGGTCCGGTGACATCGTCCTGGAGCTCAAGACCGTCGCCGACGTGGCGCTGGTCGGCTACCCGAGCGCGGGCAAGTCCTCGCTGATCTCCGTGCTGTCCGCGGCCAAGCCGAAGATCGCGGACTACCCCTTCACGACGCTCGTGCCGAACCTCGGCGTCGTCACGGCGGGCGCGACCGTCTACACGATCGCGGACGTGCCGGGTCTGATCCCGGGCGCCAGCCAGGGCCGTGGCCTCGGCCTGGAGTTCCTGCGCCACGTCGAGCGCTGCTCGGTGCTGGTGCACGTGCTGGACACGGCGACGCTGGAGTCCGAGCGCGACCCGGTCACCGACCTCGATGTCATCGAGGAGGAGCTGAAGCAGTACGGCGGCCTCGACGACCGGCCCCGCATCGTCGTCCTCAACAAGATCGACATCCCGGACGGCAAGGACCTCGCGGACATGATCCGCCCGGACCTGGAGGAGCGCGGCTACCGCGTCTACGAGGCGTCGGCGGTGGCCCGTACGGGGCTGAAGGAGCTCTCCTTCGCGCTCGCCGAGATCGTCGCGGCCGCGCGTGCGGCCAAGCCGAAGGAGGAGGCGACCCGGATCGTCATCCGCCCGAAGGCGGTCGACGACGCGGGCTTCACGGTCACCCAGGAGGAGGACGGCCTCTTCCGTGTGCGTGGCGAGAAGCCCGAACGCTGGGTGCGCCAGACCGACTTCAACAACGACGAGGCCGTGGGTTACCTCGCGGACCGCCTGAGCCGCCTCGGCGTCGAGGAAGAGCTGATGAAGGCGGGCGCCCGGTCCGGCGACGGCGTGGCCATCGGCCCCGAGGACAACGCCGTCGTCTTCGACTGGGAGCCCACGATGATGGCCGGTGCGGAGATGCTCGGCCGCCGCGGCGAGGACCACCGCTTCGAGGCTCCGCGGCCCGCGGCCCAGCGCCGCAAGGACCGCGACGCGGAGCGCGACGAGGCCCAGCGCGAGTTCGACGACTTCGACCCGTTCTAG
- the rpmA gene encoding 50S ribosomal protein L27, with translation MAHKKGASSTRNGRDSNAQRLGVKRFGGQVVNAGEILVRQRGTHFHPGSGVGRGGDDTLFALQAGAVEFGTHRGRKVVNIVPVA, from the coding sequence ATGGCACACAAGAAGGGCGCATCGTCCACTCGGAACGGTCGCGACTCCAATGCTCAGCGGCTCGGCGTGAAGCGCTTCGGCGGTCAGGTCGTCAACGCCGGTGAGATCCTGGTCCGCCAGCGCGGCACCCACTTCCACCCGGGCTCCGGCGTCGGGCGCGGCGGCGACGACACGCTGTTCGCGCTGCAGGCCGGTGCGGTGGAGTTCGGTACCCACCGCGGCCGCAAGGTCGTGAACATCGTTCCGGTCGCCTGA